GTTGTTGACGAGGATGTGCAGCCCGCCGTGTTCCGCCGCGATCGCCTTGATCGCGGCCGTCACCGCGTCGCGGTCGGCCACGTCGAACCCGGCGACGGCCGCCTTGCCGCCGGCCGCCTCCACGTCGGCCGCCGTCTCGCGCGCCGCATCCTCGCGCGCCGCGTAGTTGACCACCACGGTGGCGCCGCGCCGCGCGAGCGCGACGCAGATCGCGCGGCCGATCCCGCGCGAGCCGCCGGTCACCAGCGCGACCTTCCCCTCGAGTGCCTTGTCCACGATCGCCATGTCATCCCTCCGCGCGTGCCAGGTTGTCGATGTCCTCCGGTTCGGCGACGCCCGCGACCGCCACGTCCGGCGCGATCCGCTTGACGAGGCCGGCGAGCACGCGCCCCGGGCCGACCTCGTAGGCCCGCCGCATCCCGGCCGCCGCCATCCGCTGCACCGTCCGTTCCCACTGCACCGGCGCCGTCACCTGGTCGACCAGGCGCGCCTTGATGGCGTCCGGATCGCCGTGCGGCTCGGCGGTCACGTTCGCGTACACCGGCACGGCCGGCGCCCGCACCTCGACCGGCGCGAGCGCGTCGGCGAGCGCGTCGGCGGCCGGCTGCATCAGCGCGCAGTGAAACGGCGCGCTCACCGCGAGCTTGCGCACGAGACGCGCCCCCGCCGCCTTCGCGGCCGCCATCGCCCGGTCGACCGCCGGCGTGTGGCCGGAGATGACGACCTGGCCGCCGCCGTTGAGGTTCGCCGGGCTGCACACCTCGGCGCCGGTGGACGCCTCGGCGCACAGGGCCGCGACCCGGTCGCCGTCGAGGCCGACGATGGCCGCCATCGCGCCCACCCCCTCCGGCACCGCCCGCTGCATCGCCTCGCCGCGCAGGCGAACGAGCCGGACCGCATCGCCGAGGCGCAGCGCGCCGGTCGCGACGAGCGCGGTCCACTCGCCGAGCGAGTGGCCGGCCGCCGCGTCGAACGCCAGCGGCACGCGGGCCTGAAGCGCTCGCAACACGGCGATCGAGGTCGTCAAGATCGCCGGCTGGGTGTTCGCCGTGCGCGTGAGTTCCTCCTCCGGTCCCTCGAAGCACAGCTTCGAGATGGCAAACCCGAGCGCGTCGTCCGCCTCCTCGAACACGGCGCGCGCCTCGGCGAACGCCTCGGCGACGGCGCGGCCCATGCCGACCTTTTGCGATCCTTGCCCCGGAAACAACAGTGCAGTGTGCATGCGGTCCTCCTGTCGCGCCGTCACGCCGCCGGCACGCTCTCCCACAGGCGCGCGTGGCGCGCGAGCGCGTCGCCCAGCCGCTCGGTCAGGCCGCCGGCCACGAACCGATCCGACGCGACGATCGCGTTGCGAATCGCGACCTCGTCGCTGCGGCCGTGGCAGATGACGACGACGCCGCGCACGCCGAGCAGCAGCGCGCCGCCGGTCTCCGATGCGTCGATCGTGCGCTTGAGCGCGACCATCGCCGGCCTGGCCAGCACGCCGGCGAGCCGGCCGCGCACCGACGCCATCAGTTGCTGTTTCACCATCCGGAACACCGCCTCGGAGACCCCCTCGCTCACCTTGAGCACCACGTTGCCGGTGAACCCGTCGGTCGCGACGACGTCGCACACGCCGTGAAACAGCGACGAGCCCTCGACGTAGCCGACGTAGTCGAACGCGGCGTCGGGATGGCTGGCGGCCGCCTCGAGCAGCGCGTGGGCCTCGCGAGTGAGTTCGGTCCCCTTGGTGAGTTCCGTCCCGTTGGACAGCAAGCCGACGCGCGGGCGCGCGCGGCCGTGCAAGATGCGATCGTAGGCGGCGCCGAGCACGCCGAACTGGGCGAGCATGGTCGGCCGGACGTCGACGTTGGCGCCCATGTCGCACAGCACGAGCGTGCCGTCCGGCGTCGGAAACACGGTGACGATGCCGGGCCGCTCGACCCCCGGCAACCGCTTGAGCACGAACAGCGCGTGGCCGAGCACCGCGCCGGAGTTGCCGGCCGACACGACCGCGGCGGCATCGCCGGCGGCGACCAGGTCGAACGCGACGCGCAGCGACGAGTCGCGTTTTTTGCGAAACGCCTGGCTGGGGTGATCGTCCATCGTCACGACTTGCGTCGCGTGGCGGATCGACAGCCGCGGCTCGCGGTCGGCGCCGAGCCGCGCCAGCTCCGTCCGCAGGCGGGGCTCGTCGCCGACCAAGATCACCTCGACCGGCGCCGAGCGCACGGCGGCCACCGCGCCGGCCACCTCGGGACCGGGCGCGCGGTCGCCCCCCATCGCGTCGACCGCGATCGCGTGTTTCGCCACGGGTGTCACCGTGCGCGCGTGCGGCCGGACCCCGCGCGGTCGATCGCGGCGACGACGCAGCCGCCGCCGAGGGTCGCGCGGCGCTGGGGCGCAGCCGCCGCGCGGTCCGCGCGCGGGGCCGCACCGCCGGCGGCCGCGCGGCGATCGCGCCGGTCAGCCACAGCCCCGGTCGCGCGTCGCCGTGCCCACATCGCCGCGTCTCCGCTCGGTCCCCGGCCCGCGGGCGCCTATTCCGTGTCCTCCGCGCGCCCCTCGACGACCTGTTCGCCCCGATACGTCCCGCACTCGAGGCAGACCCGGTGCGGCAGCCGGGGCGCGCCGCACTTCGGGCAGGTGCCGACCAGCGGCTTCTTGAAGCTCGCGGCCCAGGCCGAGCGGCGGTGCCGCACGCGCGAGCGACCGAGACGACGTTTCTGCAGTGCCATGGTGACTTCCTATTCGAGTTTGAGTTTCGACAGCGCGGCCGCCCACGGCGAATCCGCGGCGGCGGGAGGACAGGCGCACGCGCCCGCGTTGAGGTCGGCGCCGCACTGGGCGCACAACCCCTTGCAATCGTCGGCGCACAGCGGCGCGTACGGCACCGACAACACCAGGTGATCGCGAATCGCCGCCGCGAGGTCGACCGTCTCGCCGTCGTGGGCGGACACGTCGAGGTCGTCGGCGTCGAGTTCCACGTCGCCGTCGTCCGGCTCGGCGTCGAACTCGGACCGCGGCAGGAACGTGAGCGAAAACGGCTCGTCGACGGCGAGCGTCACGCGGCCGAGACACCGGCTGCACGCGACGGCGATTGTCCCCGTGAGGCGGCCGACGGCGAACGCCGTGCGGTGCTCGACGGTGACCTCGACGTGCAGGTGGACCCGGTCCGGCGCCGCGCCGGCGGGCGGCTCGTCGAGCTGGTCCTGGCCCGGCACCGCCGCGAGCGCCTCGCGCACGAACGCCTCCTCGAGCGCGACATCGCGCGTCTCGGGCAGGTCGCGGAGGCGGAAGGACAGCTCGGGCTTCATCGCAGAACGGCGGTACTACCAGGGGCCGCGAGTCGGGTCAAGACCCGTGTGTTTTCGCGGGCTCCGCCGGCCCCGCCTACTCGGCCGCGGCCATCAAGATGCCGGAACCGATGGTGAGCAGCGCGGTCAGGTCGAGGTCGTTGAACTGCAGATACGCGCCGAAAAACGCGCTCCGCCCGGTGTGGAAGTCCTCGAACGCGATGGGAATTCCGCCCTCGAAGCCGCCCCCGGCATCTTGCGGCTCCGGCTGGATGACCTGATGCCGGTTCAGCACGTCGTCCATCCCGGCGATCACGTAGATGTGGCGGAAGAACGAGTAGGCGGCGGTGAGCTTGAGCCGCGGCAGCGCGTCGAACGTCGTGTCGAACACGTCGGCCGACACCTTGAGCCGGTCGTCGAACCACTGGCCGTCGATGCCGACGCCGCCGGACGACTCCTTGATGCCGAACCGCAGCGACGCCCAGCCGATCCGCTTGCCGAACTGGAACGTGATGCGCGTGCCGTCGCGGATGCGCACGCGCCGACGGAACTCGGTCGTCCCGTTGTCGTTGGTCACGGGGTCGACGACCAGTTCGGTCTCCGGGAACGCGCCGCGGAAGCCGCGGTTGAACTCGATGAGGTAAAACTTGTCGGGCCGGGTCCGCAACTCGACGCTCACATAGTGGTTGCCGGCAAACAGGTTGCTGGTCTCGTTCGGCCAGTAGTGGAACTCGCTGCGCAGCCCGACCCACGTTTCCATGCCGAACAGGGTGCGCACGAAGTTCTTCGCGTCGCCGGTGATGTCCTCGAGGTTGTCGGCGAGCGTCGAGTCGTTGACCAGGCGGCCGAGGGTGCCCTTGTCCTCGTCGATCTTGGTGGCGATCGACGTGGACCGGTCGAGAAACTCGTCGACCAGATCGAGCTTCTCGCGCACCGACGCACCGGTCTGCTCGATCTCCTCGCGCGTGCGGGTCACGAGCTGTTCGGTCTCGGCCAGAATCCGATCGACCTTGTCGTCCGCGTCGCGGGTGATCGCGCGGATGTCCCTGGTGATGTCCTGAATGCGCGCGAGCGCGTCGTCCGTGCGCGCCAAGATGCTCTCGACCGTACGCGCCTGCTCCTGCACGAGCCGGTCGAGGCGGTTGGCCATCGAGGCGATCGGGCCGTTGACGAGGGCGCGGACGTCCTCGCTCAGGTCGCGCACGGAGACGAGCACCTCGTCGACCTTGGGCATCGACTGCTCGATCCGGCGCATCAGCGCATCCGGCGACGTGGCCTCGACCACGCGTTCGATCTCGGCGCCGTCCGGCAGCGGCGCGTGCGTGCGCCGGTCGCCGGCCGGATCGATCGAGGTCGGTGTCCCGGGGTCGATCTCGATGTAGTAGTCGCCCAACAGCGACGACGACTTCTTCATCGCGACGGCGTTGTCGTACACCTTGTCGCGCAGGTCGTCGCGCAGCTTCATGACGACGCGCGCGTACCGGCCCTGGATCTGCAGTTCGGCGATTTCGCCGACCGGCAGGCCGGCGATGACCACGCGCGATCCGATCGGCAACCCCGACGCGTCGCGAAACTGCGCGGCGAGCGCATAGCTGCCGCCGCCGCTGGCGCGCCTGCCGATCATCTTCCACACGCCGTAGGAGCCGACGGTCATGAGGAGGACGAGGATCCCGACCTTGATGCCCTGCGATAGGTTCTTCACGACGACTCTCAACGCGACGCCGGCAACAGCGCGAGCAACACGTCCGACACGAAGTAGTCCAGGACCAGGACGCCGACCGAACCCGCGACGACCGCGCGGGTGGTCGCGAGCCCGACGCCTCGGCCACCGCCGCTGGCATTGTACCCCTGATAGCAGGCGATCAGCATCACCGCGAGGCCGAACACCCCGCTTTTGATCACGCCCTGCGCGACGTCCACCGGTTTGACATACAACTCGAAGTTCGACAGGAACTGGCCGTGGTCCACGTTGAGCGTG
The Deltaproteobacteria bacterium DNA segment above includes these coding regions:
- the plsX gene encoding phosphate acyltransferase PlsX, with the translated sequence MGGDRAPGPEVAGAVAAVRSAPVEVILVGDEPRLRTELARLGADREPRLSIRHATQVVTMDDHPSQAFRKKRDSSLRVAFDLVAAGDAAAVVSAGNSGAVLGHALFVLKRLPGVERPGIVTVFPTPDGTLVLCDMGANVDVRPTMLAQFGVLGAAYDRILHGRARPRVGLLSNGTELTKGTELTREAHALLEAAASHPDAAFDYVGYVEGSSLFHGVCDVVATDGFTGNVVLKVSEGVSEAVFRMVKQQLMASVRGRLAGVLARPAMVALKRTIDASETGGALLLGVRGVVVICHGRSDEVAIRNAIVASDRFVAGGLTERLGDALARHARLWESVPAA
- a CDS encoding DUF177 domain-containing protein, producing the protein MKPELSFRLRDLPETRDVALEEAFVREALAAVPGQDQLDEPPAGAAPDRVHLHVEVTVEHRTAFAVGRLTGTIAVACSRCLGRVTLAVDEPFSLTFLPRSEFDAEPDDGDVELDADDLDVSAHDGETVDLAAAIRDHLVLSVPYAPLCADDCKGLCAQCGADLNAGACACPPAAADSPWAAALSKLKLE
- a CDS encoding MCE family protein, which gives rise to MKNLSQGIKVGILVLLMTVGSYGVWKMIGRRASGGGSYALAAQFRDASGLPIGSRVVIAGLPVGEIAELQIQGRYARVVMKLRDDLRDKVYDNAVAMKKSSSLLGDYYIEIDPGTPTSIDPAGDRRTHAPLPDGAEIERVVEATSPDALMRRIEQSMPKVDEVLVSVRDLSEDVRALVNGPIASMANRLDRLVQEQARTVESILARTDDALARIQDITRDIRAITRDADDKVDRILAETEQLVTRTREEIEQTGASVREKLDLVDEFLDRSTSIATKIDEDKGTLGRLVNDSTLADNLEDITGDAKNFVRTLFGMETWVGLRSEFHYWPNETSNLFAGNHYVSVELRTRPDKFYLIEFNRGFRGAFPETELVVDPVTNDNGTTEFRRRVRIRDGTRITFQFGKRIGWASLRFGIKESSGGVGIDGQWFDDRLKVSADVFDTTFDALPRLKLTAAYSFFRHIYVIAGMDDVLNRHQVIQPEPQDAGGGFEGGIPIAFEDFHTGRSAFFGAYLQFNDLDLTALLTIGSGILMAAAE
- a CDS encoding 50S ribosomal protein L32, which encodes MALQKRRLGRSRVRHRRSAWAASFKKPLVGTCPKCGAPRLPHRVCLECGTYRGEQVVEGRAEDTE
- the fabD gene encoding [acyl-carrier-protein] S-malonyltransferase, producing MHTALLFPGQGSQKVGMGRAVAEAFAEARAVFEEADDALGFAISKLCFEGPEEELTRTANTQPAILTTSIAVLRALQARVPLAFDAAAGHSLGEWTALVATGALRLGDAVRLVRLRGEAMQRAVPEGVGAMAAIVGLDGDRVAALCAEASTGAEVCSPANLNGGGQVVISGHTPAVDRAMAAAKAAGARLVRKLAVSAPFHCALMQPAADALADALAPVEVRAPAVPVYANVTAEPHGDPDAIKARLVDQVTAPVQWERTVQRMAAAGMRRAYEVGPGRVLAGLVKRIAPDVAVAGVAEPEDIDNLARAEG